A region of the Streptococcus oralis Uo5 genome:
GATTAGAGATTTTTTTACCAATTCAACGAGTTCTTCTTTCGAAGTTGTTTTAAGATGTTCTTTAAGAACAAGTTTTGTAATATTTTCAATACCAAACTCAGTTATTTTATCAGCTAATAAACCTATAGTTCCTAAAAGAACTAATCCTCCAACCATACCAAATGCTCCAAGTCCAAGAGCAGCTAAGGCTGTTGTTAGCGCTGCCCCACCTGCTAACCCTGTCGCACTCATAGCTATCATTAGTATTACAGATGGAAAACCAAAAGCTGCTATTTTTCTAACAAGTTCATCCATTATAACTCCCCTTTATTTTATATTACCCTACTTTTAATGAATTAACCACAATATATGAATTAATCAATCCAATTTTGGTATTTTTTGTTTAGTATTTTTGCACATTCTAAAACACTGAAGTCACTAGATTCTAAAAAATCTAGTTCTGGTCCTTTATTGTTTATCAAAAAGTCCGTAAACTTTTTAGTAATTATGTTCTTTCTAACCAATAGAAAGAAACACAAACAAATTAACAATAAGATAAACGTCAATTGAATATCCATAAAAACACTCCTCTTAATTTTTAATAAATAGTTTTACTGTTAATCATAAAGAAGATAATATTAAAAATTCCTCTTTATTTTATCCTTTGTAATAATCAATCTTATAATTCAAATCCCTTCTACTTTTAGTATATATAGTATAATATAAAATATTATACTTGTCAATTATTTTTTATAAGGTATATAATTTTAGTGTGGTCAACTATTTAAATTTTATTGTATTTTTGTTATAATAGAAGTAGAAAATTATAGGTAAGAAGATATGTTAAAAGAAAAATATCCATCAACAGAAGATACAAGAGCAATTCTACAAAATAACCTAAAAGCTATTCGTGAGATTTTAAATTGGACAAGTTTAGATCTTAGCAATCTTATAGGAGTTACTAAACAAACCATCAGTAATCTTGAAACTCAAAAAAGTAGATTAACAAAACTTCACTATATTGCATTACGTACCGTAATAGATTTCGAAATTGAAAATTTAAAAACAACAGATCAAGACAGAGCTGATAGAGCAGAGTTGTTGCTAAATTTTTTTGATGAATCAGAAAAATATGCAGTATCTGAGAAAAAATCTATAGATTTAGAACAAATTAGTGAAGCATCTTCATTAATTGCAACTACTTCTACTGTTAAAAATGCTTCTAGAATCATTGCCTCGCTTGCACCAATTATTGGGGCAACAGTCGTTGCAGCCTTAATGAACTCAAAAGATAAGAAATAAAATTTATTTCGTAAAAATAAAACAAAAAGTAAAAACTTCTAGTCGTTTTTGCTTTTTTATCTACAACAAAAAACTTTTCTATAAACCAAAAAACCCACCCAATGGGCAGGTTTCATCTGTATTGTTCAGCTAGATTAAGCTTTACCTTCTGAACCGAATACGTCGATACGTTCTTCAACTGATGCTTGGATAGCTTTTACACCGTCAGCCAAGAATTTACGTGGGTCGAAGAGTTTCTTCTTGTCGTATTCAGCTTCGTTTGCTTCGTAGTCACGAGCAAATTTACGAGTTGCGTTAGCGAATGCGATTTGGCATTCAGTGTTAACGTTAACTTTCGCAACACCAAGTTTGATAGCTGCTTGGATTTGGTCATCAGGGATACCTGAACCACCGTGCAATACGATTGGGAAGCCTGGAAGAGCTTCTGTCAATTTCTTCAAGTGGTCAAGGTCAAGACCTTCCCAGTTTGCTGGGTAAGGACCGTGGATGTTACCGATACCAGCTGCCAAGAAGTCGATACCAGTTGCAACCATTGCTTTAGCGTCTTCGATTGGAGCCAACTCACCTTTACCGATGATACCGTCTTCTTCACCACCGATAGTACCAACTTCAGCTTCTACTGAGATACCTTTAGCGTGTGCTTTTTCAACAACGTCTTTAGCCAACTTAAGGTTTTCTTCAACTGGAAGGTGTGAACCGTCAAACATGATTGAAGTGTAACCAACTTCGATACACTCAAGTGCATCTTCGTAGTGACCGTGGTCAAGGTGGATAGCTACTGGTACAGTGATACCCATTGACTCAACAAGGTTAGCGATCAAGTTGCGAGCAACTTTGTAACCACCCATGTATTTAGCAGCACCCATTGAAGTTTGGATCAAAACTGGAGCTTTTTTAGCTTCTGCTGCACGCAAGATAGCTTGAGTCCACTCAAGGTTGTTTGTGTTAAATCCACCAACTGCATAACCGTTGTCACGAGCTGCTTGGACAAATTTTTCTGCTGAAACGATTGCCATTTGTCAGGCCTCCTATATATTTTTTGGGACATCCCATTTACATTGTTCATTTTATCACTTTTTGACAAAAAAAGCTAGTTTTTCCCATACTTTAGATTGAATTTCTTCCAACTCAATCAATGTAAACCCTTTCTTTCTTTTAGTCTTGAGCGACTTTAGGATAAGACATGAAGAAGGTCAAACGATCATCTTGCATCTCAAAATGATAAGCTAATTTCTCGTGTTCTAATAAACTTTTGACCACAAAAATCCCCATCCCTGAACCCTTGGCATTGCGACTAGCATTTTCAGAAAAAGACTGGGCCAGTTTTTCTTGTTCTTCAGGACTACAGTTATTCTCGATAAAGAGCTCCCCTTCTCTCTCTCCGATACGGACCAAGCCGCCTGGAGCGGAGTGCTTGATAGCATTGCTGATGAGATTAGATAGAATCAACTTCATCACAGAAGGATTTATGTAAGCCTGCTGACGGGTAAGGCTAATGTCTACCTGGAGTTCTCTCTCCTTGGCGAGCAAAGCATAATCATTGACCAGACTTTGCGTCATCTGAAGAAGGTCGACCTCTTCTTTCTCGTCTCGCAATTCCTGAACAGAAGAAAGAGACAGTATCTGGAGAACGTGGTGGCTGAGGTCATCCACAATCCCCAAGGCAACTCCAAGATAATGGTCTCTATCCTTATAACGGCCGACATTTTCTTTCATATTTTCGATTAGGATTTTGAGACTGGCCAGAGGTGTTTTCAATTCATGAGAAGCCCCTCGTAGGAACTCAACCTTCATCTTCTCCAGCTGGAGAATAGCTTCATTCTTGTCATGCAAGTCCGCAATGACAGTCAAGAGATGCTGGTAAAGGCTATTGATTTGTTCCTTGAGATCACCAATCTCATCCTTAGAATCCACACGCAATCGCACTTGGGCATCTAATTCCATCATTCGACGGGTCACCCGCTTGATTTCCAAAATCGGTGCAACAATGGTCCGAGCGTAGATGTATGCTACCAAAAGGGAAATCAGAAAGGATGCCAACAAAGTATAGGGAAGAAACTGGAGACTGATCTGCTCCGCTTCCTTTTGCAAATCCATGGAAGCTAGAAACTGAAGAGTCATAGTGCTACCATCTTGCGTTTTCACCTCACGCTCCTCAATAAAGAGAGAGGTGGTCTGGCGGTCCGTATCCAGAGGAAGATTGTCCTTGACCTCTAACTTGTCCTCGGTCATCTCTCCCTTGACAGCTCCTTTGATATCACTGCTCTGGGAATACAAGTCCAACACTCGCTCGATGCTTTGCCTATCTTTCCCTTCTAGGGACTGGGCAATGGCTGTCGCTTTCTGGCCAATGGTTTCCTGACGATGGCTCAGATAAGTAGAGGGAAAG
Encoded here:
- a CDS encoding helix-turn-helix transcriptional regulator, which gives rise to MLKEKYPSTEDTRAILQNNLKAIREILNWTSLDLSNLIGVTKQTISNLETQKSRLTKLHYIALRTVIDFEIENLKTTDQDRADRAELLLNFFDESEKYAVSEKKSIDLEQISEASSLIATTSTVKNASRIIASLAPIIGATVVAALMNSKDKK
- a CDS encoding class II fructose-bisphosphate aldolase, which produces MAIVSAEKFVQAARDNGYAVGGFNTNNLEWTQAILRAAEAKKAPVLIQTSMGAAKYMGGYKVARNLIANLVESMGITVPVAIHLDHGHYEDALECIEVGYTSIMFDGSHLPVEENLKLAKDVVEKAHAKGISVEAEVGTIGGEEDGIIGKGELAPIEDAKAMVATGIDFLAAGIGNIHGPYPANWEGLDLDHLKKLTEALPGFPIVLHGGSGIPDDQIQAAIKLGVAKVNVNTECQIAFANATRKFARDYEANEAEYDKKKLFDPRKFLADGVKAIQASVEERIDVFGSEGKA
- the vncS gene encoding sensor histidine kinase VncS, giving the protein MKRTGLFTKIFIYTFSIFSVLVICLHLAIYFLFPSTYLSHRQETIGQKATAIAQSLEGKDRQSIERVLDLYSQSSDIKGAVKGEMTEDKLEVKDNLPLDTDRQTTSLFIEEREVKTQDGSTMTLQFLASMDLQKEAEQISLQFLPYTLLASFLISLLVAYIYARTIVAPILEIKRVTRRMMELDAQVRLRVDSKDEIGDLKEQINSLYQHLLTVIADLHDKNEAILQLEKMKVEFLRGASHELKTPLASLKILIENMKENVGRYKDRDHYLGVALGIVDDLSHHVLQILSLSSVQELRDEKEEVDLLQMTQSLVNDYALLAKERELQVDISLTRQQAYINPSVMKLILSNLISNAIKHSAPGGLVRIGEREGELFIENNCSPEEQEKLAQSFSENASRNAKGSGMGIFVVKSLLEHEKLAYHFEMQDDRLTFFMSYPKVAQD